From the genome of Spirosomataceae bacterium TFI 002, one region includes:
- a CDS encoding succinate dehydrogenase / fumarate reductase cytochrome b subunit gives MSWLTKTLTSSIGKKVLMALTGLFLCTFLIIHLIGNLQLLKDDGGYAFNTYAVFMTSNPLIKTTSYLLYASILFHAFWGLYITWQNKKARPVGYAKVNQSSTLASRNMAVLGTIVLVYIAVHMADFWAEYKFGHMPYVSYTENLNSGAIESTPMEAGYVQESKMVESYDQSNLSKTTIVKDLYTEVAEAFKNPLISIFYVLAMIAMGYHLAHGFQSGFQTLGINHPKYSPFIKNVGIWIFAILIPAGFAVLPLYFLIK, from the coding sequence ATGTCTTGGTTGACCAAAACATTAACAAGCTCGATTGGAAAGAAAGTGCTGATGGCCTTAACAGGTTTATTTTTATGTACTTTTTTGATCATTCACCTCATCGGAAACTTGCAATTGCTCAAGGATGATGGCGGTTATGCATTCAACACTTACGCAGTGTTTATGACTAGCAACCCATTGATCAAAACTACTTCATACCTTTTGTATGCAAGTATTCTTTTTCATGCATTTTGGGGGCTTTACATTACTTGGCAGAACAAAAAGGCTAGACCTGTGGGATATGCCAAGGTTAATCAGTCATCTACTTTGGCTAGTAGAAACATGGCTGTTTTGGGTACTATTGTTTTGGTTTACATTGCTGTTCATATGGCAGATTTTTGGGCTGAGTACAAATTCGGACATATGCCTTATGTGTCATACACGGAAAACTTGAATTCTGGTGCTATTGAGTCAACTCCAATGGAAGCTGGGTATGTACAAGAGTCAAAGATGGTTGAGTCTTATGATCAATCAAACTTGAGCAAAACCACGATAGTGAAAGATCTTTACACTGAGGTTGCTGAAGCATTTAAGAATCCGTTAATTTCAATTTTCTATGTGTTGGCTATGATAGCAATGGGATATCACCTTGCTCATGGATTTCAAAGTGGTTTTCAGACATTGGGAATTAACCATCCAAAATATTCGCCTTTTATTAAGAATGTTGGTATTTGGATTTT